CGAATTCCTGTGCTCATAGGAATGCTAGGTTCCAATGGTAGGAAAAACTTTTGCAACCAAGAATAAGTAATGTCTGAAAGGCAAAACTTTTCGCTAAGGTGATCACTAAACTCATTAAgagtatcaaaataaataatttacctaAAGGGAGTCGTTTGTATCCTACTGTGCCTGGTAGACAATATCCCCATGTTGTCAACATTGTCTACCATGTAAACCGACAAAGTTTCAGACAAGTTCCCACCATACTActgtttttttgctttctttttttttcttttaggccacaccacatggcttgagggatcttagttccccaagcacgaattgaacccaggcccttagcAGCTAAAGTActaggtcctaaccactggaacgcCAGGGAATTTCCAACTGTTCTTTGCTTTCAGTTTCCATAGTTTGAATATATTCACTTCTGTTTGTAAAAATTTCATATTCATATTTGCTGAATGTGGGCTTTCTGAGCATCTTAGATCAAAATGTTAGGGGTGTTCTTTGACACTGAGACTGAGATAGCTACCCCCAGAGCACAGCACCATGCACTTGCTGCAGACGTGAATACATGCTGAGTGAATTGTAAAGTCCACAGTTCTCAATCAGGAAACCACCTGGGACAGCCCTTCTCATTTTACCAACAGGGAACTGGGGGATCTAGACATACATGTGAAACCCAAGATCCCTGTACTATTGAGCAGCCATGCTCGAACCAGGCTCAGCTGACGGCCACAGCAGGGCGTGTCTGTATCTCTGACTCAGCACTCCGCACCCAACGATGCAATTTCTTCAGCCTGTTTTTCCAGTAGAAGGGTTGCAGTTGTCCTGTAAGATACCGGGGTTCACGAAGTCAGTGGGATGGCAACATGAGTTCACTAAAGCTGCTATGCTGGCTGCATCTCGCCCGTAGCGACTCTGTTCTGTCTTTTTCCTCAGGGTGTGGTCGGAGGTGTCATGATTGTCACTCCTAACAACATCATGTTCGACCCTCACAAGTCCGATCCCCTGGTCATTGAAAATGGGTGTGAGGAATACGGCCTTATCTGCCCCATGGAAGAGGTCGTTTCCATCGCCCTCTACAATGATATCTCCCACATGAAGATCAAAGATGCCTTGCCATCGTAAGACACCTTTCTTTGTTTACCAGCCAAGGGAGTATTGGGAGAATTAAATGCAGTTAAAAAGTGAGGGCATTGGTGGGAGTGAGAGACTGTGTAGAGGTGAGTTTGAAGGTAGAATATTTGtgtgctaaatttttaaaatagagaaaatggaaatgataaagtcaataataaagaagaatagaacattcacagatgagaaaataaaaaaaaaccagcatGTAGAAATGCTGTTTCTTTGGCTTATTTTCCTGAATGCATGTTCTTAATTTATGAAAGAGTAAGTGAAGTTTCTCTGAAAGAATTTTTCTGATTATCAAGAGTTAATCAGGATTTTCTATTCGGTTTAATTGGTAAGCAGAGTTATATTCTTCTTCCACTTGTGTCTTTCCTTAATCCTTTGTGGAGAGAGATTTGAGTGGACGGTGCAGAGACAGTGCCCTGTAGCCAGACTGCCTTAAGTGCTGTGAAAGAGAATAATAGTAGTTTATTTTGTCTCTGAAGTGTAGGTGGATATTGCTTTAGTTCTGATTACTTTTGTCTTATAAAACTGAGttttttgattgaaaaaaaagaagctcCCCATGAAGAAACAGCTTAAGAAGACTCAGAGAATCGATTCACTTGTAGAGCTAATGTGATTCCTTGTCATTGTGTCAGTGTGCCTAATTCTGTATACTGTGTATGTGCTAGCAGTATAAACATCTTTAGAAGCTCTCAGTGATAGGAAGCAAGAGACAGAGCATGGGTCCAACAGCAGAAAGGGAAACCAGGCCCTTGGactcataaaaagaatgaaaggaaactaGGGAACTAACCCAGAAACAGAGTCCCTAGGGGTCTATgccagcaggctcccctgggcTTCTGCAGTCCTTAGCATCTGATCCGCTAGGCCCTGCAGTGGCCTGGCCACTGAAGGAACCGTGGAAGCATGGCCACTGGGGTCTCTCTGAGTCCTGGTGGAAGTGTCTAAGTGGGAGGTTTTAGGAGGCAATACAGCAGGCCAGGCAGTTGTGCATGACAGTGCCTGGGTTTTCTGCCACTCTGTGGCTCCACGACCTTCCTGAGTAACTCagtcttgagcctcagttttctcatctgtaaaatagaattaATAGTATTTTTTAGCCTACAGAGCTGTTACAAGAACTAAAAGGGTTGATATACCAAAACTCTTAGAAAACAGCCTGGTGCCTATTATGtataggttgtttatttgaaccTTCCGTGCATCTCTGAAACTCTTCATTATTCTGTGGGAATCTTCTATTCGTGCAGATTGAGGGTTCTAATACATCTTAGTGTATGCCTCTTGTGTGGCTGGGATATATTGACGAGTGGGTCACAGCCACTGTCTCGCTGTCTGCTGGGTACAACAGGCAGACAAGAGTGGTACCTGAGCAGCACTGTAGACACAGATGTGAACACAGCATTCCATGAGAACCATGTGAGGGAGTGTCCAGCCATCGTGGAATCTTTagatgaggaagaggaaagggagtgaaagagttagttttgaaaagaaagaatgaacatGGTGATGAGAGGAAAGAAGACAAGAACAGGTAAAGAAACAGTTAAGTTTGGAAGTGGATGGCCAAGCAGTTAGGGGCATTTCCTGCCCAGGGATGGCTTCTAATGGAGCAGTTCTATTGCACATCTTCAGGGTAGGATGTTAAGTGGTCCTTTAGTAATAGGGAAGATACACCCTTACAGAAAGATTTCTCTCAATGTGAGATTGTGTTTCATGGTCGaaggctaatgctgaagctggggagagagggaggagttgAGAATTGGCTCCTAGTGTGCTGAAATTATTTCAGAGTTGTACAGTGATTATTCCTGTGGATGCAGGGATCTAAAGATGTTTTTAGTCTAATGAAGAGTATGTGCACCAATGAGCAAAATAGAATGAGGTAGTAGAATCAGTGTCAAATGAATTTGGTACTGACCTCAGAATTCCATCAACTGTTGAAAAGTTTAAAGTAGTTTAAATTCCATTATTTAAAGTTGTATGTTAAAACAAGAAGTGCAAATTATCTGGTTGCCGTGTGCAAAtagttgttatttatttttattattacaaatttttttattggaagatAATAAAAGTGTGTAAAACCTCTCGATCTTCACCTTCAGGCCTTATATACTTTGTTCAAGACATTTTGTAGCTCCAGCTGCCATGGAGACTAGGAAGGGAACAACTGAAGGGATTATTGGTCATCATTAGGCCCCTGGTTGAGTCTAGAAAACATTAATTAACAGCAGAGCCAGTTGACAGCACTGTGTACGTTGCCTCAGAAGAGCTTGGCAGCTgcgatacaaaaaaaaaaaaaaaaagcaaaacaaacaaaacagatggCTAAATTAATCCTGGCTTGGATTAGGTAGAACAAGAAGGGAGGGGTAGATGAGAAGGTAATAGAGAAGGCTGATTAGAGTGCAGTCATATGCTTTCTTTGTGGGGGTCAAGCTAGCCAGGGAAGTAAGAGATGAGGAAGGGActtaggtgttcattggaagatgATTTTGCTTATCAATTTGCTCATTAAGTATGTGAAAAGCTGGGCTACTTTGTCATAGGACTGACTTTGGTCTTTCATATGCCAAATTAAATTTGGGGCCTGAAAATGGAAATTATGCTACATTATACTTGAGTCTAGGATTGAAGCATCTGTAACATCTCTTGAGATGCTCATGGTGAGCAGAACATTTTTGTGTCTGCAGGCTTCTTCCAAACAGAGATACTATCACAATTGTCTTTTAGCATATATGGTGTGTAGGGGCTCAGTAAATGATTATTGAATTGAAATGAATTATGAATTAGAGGCCTCTTAAAGCATTTATCAGAGCCTAACAGTTACATaggcttttattttatattggaaaaaaCCTGGATGCTCCATGCAAGTGATTTATTCAGTAACTTTGGGGAGACAGTCTTGTAACTTGAACTTCCTAGGACTTTGCTGAGTATTGTCGTAATTATTTCAAAGCCAGGATAATAACGTATTACCTGAATATGATCTAgcctttttagaaaatttatttctgaaatccaaacatgttattttaaaaaagggtttTATATCTGTGTTTAAATCCATATCGACAGTAAGGTAAGTAAACTATAGAGAACTTTGGAGAACAtgtttaatcaatattttttgtACAATTTAAATCTGGGTAATAAAGCATCTGTCACTAAGGAAAAATACTTGACCATGTCCCAGGAAACTATGTTTCAGCTGATAAAACAGCTGCTTATTGCCATAAAGTAAAATGATAGtgtaataaaatgaaagagataaGAAATGTAAACCAATTGTTGTAAGAGCTCATTTGacttattttcataaatttttaaactgtaaaatggAGCTGGTGCTATATACCTGCAGTAATAGGGGAAATAATCGTCTTGTATCTCCTTTAGGAGTAGAAGGATGTCTCTTTTTGAAAGCGTTGGATCTTAAACCAGGAAACCAAAATTATGGTTCCATGTCAATTACTTTACGAAGCAGTTAAATGAGTAGCTACTTGGTCAATGAGCCATTCAGAAGTAATGTAGTTGGTTTATGTActattttatgaaaaaaggaaaagcctTGAATATCTAAGGAATTTTAGACATAGTACTAAAACATTcactctcctttgtctttcatgaaAATCAGAAACtttatttcatcattaaaaatcTGGTGGGTGACATCTCCATGTTCATAAATGACCTCAAATACCATTCATTTGCTTCTAATAGGATATGCAAGCAACTCTCATGGTTCTTTATTTTGCCACTTTTTatggttgattttatttttcattttgaagtcaatctcttgattttatttccttgctttAAAGTcctttaaacataaatttaagtTGTGGTatatttatgttttggttttttggttggattttgttttagttttttttttgcctttcatccttttgctttgggttttgtttttaacattccaTGTGCACCCACCATTTTTCCCCCTGCAGTGACCTACCTCAGGATCTTTGTCCTCTGTACAGGCCTGGAGAATGGGAAGACCTGGCTTCAGAAAAGGATATCAACCCATTCAGTAAGTTCAAATCTCTCAATAAAGAAAAACGGCAGCAAATTGGAGAGAGAACCATCACTTCAGATTCCACATCGACAGGACCTTCAGAGAAGTCGACAGAATACATAGAAACGAAGCCCTCAGACAGCTCTGTGTCCGACAGGGTAAAGAAACTGGAATCCTCTGCAGAGGCAACCCAGCAATCTACCCCAGTAGCTAACGTCAGCAAGGAGCCTTCTGACACGCGGGCTGCGTTTGAATCTGTAGCCAAAGAAAATTCTCTTTTAGGGGAAGATGATGACTTTGTTGACTTGGAAGAACTTTCTTCTCAAACTAAAGGTGGAACGGACAAAAGAGACACCTCAAAGGAGTGCCTTTCTCTTGACCCAGAGGAACTAAGGAAGACTAAATCACGAGTAATCAGTTCTACTACGGAAATTCAGTCAGCCCTGAACTTTTCGGGAACAGAGTGTGATGCTGAACTGAAGGGAGCCCTGGACTTAGAAACCTGTGAGAAACAAGATATAATGCCAGAGGTGGACAAGCAGTCTGGGTCCCCAGAAAGCCAGGTGGAAAACACGCTGAACATACATGAAGATCTAGATAAAGTCAAACTCATTGAATATTACCTTAATAAGAACAAAGAAGGGTCACAGTTACCTGATAATGTGGAGAAGGCAGAGCTAAGCGATGGCAAAAGTACTGAGCCAGTGGGCATAGACATCACCCTTAGTAGTTCTCTTCCCCAGACAGGTGATCCCCCAATTGAGGGCAAGGAAGAGCTGGATAAAACCTGGGCAAAAGAGAGAGCATCCCTTCCGTTGCAACTGAGCTCCTCTACAGAAGAAAGTATGAATAAAGAGTATCCAGACTCCTCTTTGGAATCTACTCTGGACAACAGCTGCCAAGGTGCACAAATGGATAATAAATCTGAAATTCAGTTATGGCTATTAAAGAGAATTCAGGTACCCATTGAAGGTAagccatttttaatttctttctattctgttctataGGCATATCTTGTTTTATTGTGCCTCAcagaaactgcatttttttttacaaattgaagacctgtggcaaccctgcatcaaACAAGACCATTGGCGCCCTGTTTCCAACCGTATTTGTCTACTTTATGTCTCTGTTTCACATTTTGGtcattcttgcaatatttcagactttttcattattatatttgtggtgatctgtgatcagtgatcttagATATTACCCCTGAAGGTTCAGAAGGTGGTTAACAgttttttagcaataaaggaTTCTCTAATTACATTGTActcttttttttagatataatgttattgcacacttaatagactacaatatAATATAAACAACTTTTAtaggcactgggaaaccaaaaaaaaaattgtgttactCACTtgattgtgatatttgctttatcttCATAGTCTGGGaccaaacccacaatatctccaaggtatgcctgtatagtTGCCTTACTAAAATTTGCACATGCAATAGCAAAAGTAGTACAGTTATTTGAGAACAATGCTTCCTCAATGGAGCATATCTTTATTGGTACACAGaagggtttgaactgcacaggtccacttgTATACAGATTTTTTCCCAATAAATTTGAAATACAATATTGCACCATCaatagttggttgaatctgtggaggAGGGATATGGAGAGACAGCTCTAAAGTTATACATGTGTTTTTAACTGCAGAAGTGTCAGCATCTCTAAACCCtgtgttattcaagggtcaatAGTAATTGGGAAGAATCAGCAGTATATGGTATCTATTTTGAACATTGAACTATGACACAGAAATCTATAATGAAAGtagtgtgcctttttttttttttaaatctttcaagggacttttccattttcactttggTTTTTGAAGGTATTTCAGTTTTAAACTGAATGGCATTGTGGTATGATGTGGTCCTCAGTACCATTCATTGATATGTATTCTTGTGGGTTGTCACAAATctctactctttgttgtggtgttgGTTTTTATCCTTATTCCTAGTTTGTAGCATCTCATGTGTGTAGACCAACGTGAAACATCCAGAACTTTCACCTTTTGTGCTTAAGAAGGTCTGAAAGATTTAGTTAGTCCTAATCTAACCTGATCATGTTATATGATATTTATGCCATATGTTTTGACTTTCCACCACTAAGAGGGGACTGGAAATTCTTTGTAAGTTGAAATATTTCAGTACCACCAATATTATTAataatggagattttttttttccttgtgtgatTCAGATATACTTccttcaaaagaagagaaaagcaaaactcCACCCATGTTTCTGTGCATTAAAGTGGGAAAACCAATGAGGAAATCCTTTGCCACTCACACGACAGCCATGGTCCAGCAGTATGGCAAACGAAGAAAGCAACCGGAGTACTGGTTTGCTGTTCCTCGGGAGAGGTGAGTGTGGGCTAGAATAGGAAATCTGTTGGTCAAGTAGACTCTAATTGcatctcaatttttaatttagtcttgaaattcttgattttattattgaataagaGATTTCTCTTCATGGTACATCTTAGAATTTCTAAAAGGATTTTATTTCAGTAGCTTTCAGCTAAAGGGTGCTTTCAATATAGCAAATTTGAAGTCATTTTTGGTCCTATGTGCAGAACCACTTTCAAAACTTTCTACCCAGCTGAATTTTAAATGAAGGAAGATTGAGGTATTTTCAGGTGCCAGTAAGTAGAAGTGCTATTCTGTTGGGAATAAAGGAATATGATGGAGCAGAGCTAAACCCCAAGTGCTGCAGAAAggcatgattttaattttaaagtgccTGTTATTCTTGGGGGGGGGTGGATTAAAGATTGCTTTCCCCTTATGAAATGTAACTGAAACCATCTGGGTGCGCTTGGGGAGCTACATAGACCTCTaaagatatttgtattttttaattgccgAAGAAGTTTTATTGGTGATGTGACAGTCTAGGACAGCAGGGACAGTGGCATGGCATTCTTCAGCAGTGCGTCACTGAGCAGTACATCtttataatagaaatatttaggaaatgttatgttttagaaaagaaattttcttttgtatgtgACCGAATAAAAATTTCTTCTCAGAGGCCTTGAAACTAGTCTTCAAAATTGTTAAACACACacgtttttcctttttctaactaGTCATCAAGGCATGCTTTTTGGTTAACATACCTGCCAAGAATAAATACTCAGTGAGCTTCCTTAGGCatgaatgtttgtttatttaaatgaaCTTTTGCCCAGATATCTCAATATTGAAGGAgtaatttcattttactttattttttgggccatGCCACTCAGCTTGTGGAaacttagttcctgaccagggattgaacccagtccacGGCTGTGGAGgagccaagtcttaaccactgggcctccagggaattcccaagtgtGATTTCttaataaagcaaaattaaaatccAAACACAAGTACAACTTCTGGCTGATTAGTGCCCAGAATGGTAATTCTCCTGAAGAGTTGCCTGATCTTAATAAATCATAGTTTAATGTGAAGCTAATTAATAGAATTTTAATCAAggaatttgctaatattttttctgtttgggATACAAACTCATGTTAACATAGATGTTAAACataatttgttttatgtttacAAGGTGTACTCACTCCTCTCCCTGTGCTTACAACCCCAGCACTGACTCCTTCAAAGTTTACAGATACTGAGGAGATACAAAGAAAATGtgtgtcttttgcatttcttcttcttgaaatatttacaaataatttctgACGCCCTGTGGAAAATCGGACTTCTAGAATCATATGTCATAGATGTATAATATCTTAGAGGTTTAGGCCAATTCCTGATTTTATTGGTGGAGATAACAAAGCACTGACTCTTTCAGCTATATTTAAGTTATGTGGATTCCTGGTCTATTGGGAAACCTACCTATATCATTTTCTCTCTGGAAAAATGTATTGTTTATAATATAATGAATTTaggttttttcagttttattatcttTGAGATGTATGTGTACCAACGAATCTTACAGAGTGATTTATTTGCAGTCTCACACATCTAGTTATTTTACTGTCATTCTTTAAGCCAGAATAAGTCTGTAATGCTGAAATAGCACTTCTCTTTGACCTCACACACAAGTAGTTATTGTGAGCTTTTTTAAAGTAGGTCACTTGTTGAATTCCATTACATTGTATTTTTTAGTgtccctgtattttttttttttttttttgtctttggctAGCAAATAACGTGACATACTTATCTTTCTTAAACTAATCATTAATTGACCAAATATTTTTCTGGGAAATATTATATCTCACTATGTTAATGATGTTTTTTGTGTAGATGTTGGGaagtttttttcagttctttacgTATTTCCGTCTCTACTTACCCTAAGGGAAGCCACATTTTAGTTTAAGATTGGGAAATGGAATAGAATGGagagccccaaaataaacccaCGCTtttatggtcagttaatctacaacaaaggaggcaagaatatagggcaaagacagtttcttcagtaaatggtgatGGGAAAGCTGAATCACTTTCTTACACcacagagaaaagtaaaatagGTTAAAGGTGTAAATGCAAGACTTGAAACTCCTtcaagaaaacataggcagtaagctctttgacatcagtctcagcaatatttttttgggtACGTCTTCTTAGGTGAGAGCAAcaggagcaaaaataaacaaagaggactTCATCAAGCTTAAAAGGtgtttgcacagtgaaggaagccATAGAGAAATGAAACAGCAGCCTACTGaaagggagaagatatttgcagatTATATGCCTGAGAAGGAGTTAATGTCCAAAATACGTAAAGAATtcaaatatgtaaagaactcatacaacttagtatcaaaaaaattccattaaaaagCAGGTGGAGGATCTGAGTagacatctttccaaagaagacatacagatggccaacaggcatgtgaaaagatgctcaaatcactgatcatcagggaaatgcaaatcaaaatcttgatacctcacacctgtcagaatggttgtcctcaaaaagacaagagttggtgaggatgtagaaaaaGGGAGACCTCatgcactattggtgggagtgcaaattggtgcaaccactgtggtaaacagtgtggaggttcagcaaaacatttaaaaaggaacTACCACACAGTCTAGCAATTTCACCTCTgggtatttatttgaagaaaacaaaagtcaaaaagaaagatGCACTCCCATGTTGttgtgttgctgttcagtcgctcagtcatgtccaactctttgcgacctcatggattacagcacaccaggcttccctggccatcaccagctcccagaacttgctcaaactcatgtccattgagttggtaatgccatccaaccatctcatcctctgtcgtcccctgctcttcctgccttctg
The nucleotide sequence above comes from Bubalus bubalis isolate 160015118507 breed Murrah chromosome 10, NDDB_SH_1, whole genome shotgun sequence. Encoded proteins:
- the NCOA7 gene encoding nuclear receptor coactivator 7 isoform X3, with translation MAARTHSGKEDSSKVILEQDKCNIAVQEEYITDEKKKRKSNQLKEIRRTELKRYYSIDDNPNKTHDKKEKKMVVQKPHGTMEYTAGSQDTLNSIALKFNITPNKLVELNKLFTHTIVPGQVLFVPDANFPSSTLRLSSSSPGATVSPSSSDAEYDKLPDADLARKALKPIERVLSSTSEEDEPGVVKFLKMNCRYFTDGKGVVGGVMIVTPNNIMFDPHKSDPLVIENGCEEYGLICPMEEVVSIALYNDISHMKIKDALPSDLPQDLCPLYRPGEWEDLASEKDINPFSKFKSLNKEKRQQIGERTITSDSTSTGPSEKSTEYIETKPSDSSVSDRVKKLESSAEATQQSTPVANVSKEPSDTRAAFESVAKENSLLGEDDDFVDLEELSSQTKGGTDKRDTSKECLSLDPEELRKTKSRVISSTTEIQSALNFSGTECDAELKGALDLETCEKQDIMPEVDKQSGSPESQVENTLNIHEDLDKVKLIEYYLNKNKEGSQLPDNVEKAELSDGKSTEPVGIDITLSSSLPQTGDPPIEGKEELDKTWAKERASLPLQLSSSTEESMNKEYPDSSLESTLDNSCQGAQMDNKSEIQLWLLKRIQVPIEDILPSKEEKSKTPPMFLCIKVGKPMRKSFATHTTAMVQQYGKRRKQPEYWFAVPRERVDHLYTFFVQWSPDVYGKDAKEQGFVVVEKEELNMIDNFFSDPSTKSWEIITVEEAKRRKSTCSYYEDEDEAALPTLQPHSSLLENMHIEQLARRLPARVQGYPWRLAYSTLEHGTSLKTLYRKSAALDSPVLLVIKDMDNQIFGAYATHPFKFSDHYYGTGETFLYTFSPHFKVFKWSGENSYFINGDISSLELGGGGGRFGLWLDADLYHGRSNSCSTFNNDILSKKEDFIVQDLEVWTFE